Proteins found in one Miscanthus floridulus cultivar M001 chromosome 4, ASM1932011v1, whole genome shotgun sequence genomic segment:
- the LOC136551704 gene encoding protein STRICTOSIDINE SYNTHASE-LIKE 10-like — protein sequence MAAAAAATRSLHSFLALLLLLPAAAAAASSSYETKSIDPGLVVMTLPEPVSGPESLAFDGRGGGPYSGVSDGRILRWQGRLRGWTEFAYNSKHKSVALCSPDKKLVVPESLCGRPLGLQFHRQSGDLYIADAYLGLLRVAARGGLAEVVATEAGGEPFNFLNGLDVDQRTGDVYFTDSSTTYRRSDYMLVVALGDETGRLLRYDRRTRRVAVLQAGLSYPNGVAVSADGTHVVVAHTALAELRRYWVRGARTGTSETFAELPGYPDNLRADGRGGYWVALSNGVAVGGGEAAATAPTVAVRVSREGNVTEALDGFSFVSVSEVAERGGALWVGSVDTPYAGELKRRTS from the exons atggcggcggctgcggctgccACTCGTTCACTGCATTCCTTCCTTGCGCTTCTTCTCCTGTtgcctgcggctgcggctgcagcGTCGTCGTCGTACGAAACCAAGTCCATAGATCCTGGACTCGTCGTGATGACGCTGCCGGAGCCGGTGTCCGGGCCGGAGAGTCTCGCCTTCGACGGACGTGGCGGCGGCCCATACTCCGGCGTCTCCGACGGCCGCATCCTCCGGTGGCAAGGTCGCCTCCGAGGATGGACCGAGTTCGCCTACAACTCCAAGCACAA GAGCGTGGCGTTGTGCTCGCCGGACAAGAAGCTGGTAGTGCCGGAGAGCCTGTGCGGGCGCCCACTGGGCCTGCAGTTCCACCGGCAGTCCGGCGACCTTTACATCGCCGACGCCTACCTTGGGCTGCTCAGGGTTGCCGCGCGCGGCGGGCTGGCGGAGGTCGTGGCGACGGAGGCCGGCGGCGAGCCGTTCAACTTCCTCAACGGGCTCGACGTTGACCAGCGGACCGGCGACGTCTACTTTACTGACAGCAGCACCACGTACAGGAGGAG CGACTACATGCTGGTGGTGGCCCTGGGCGACGAGACGGGCCGCCTGCTGCGCTACGACCGCCGGACCCGCCGCGTCGCCGTGCTCCAGGCGGGCCTCTCCTACCCGAACGGCGTGGCGGTGAGCGCCGACGGCACGCACGTGGTGGTGGCACACACGGCGCTGGCCGAGCTGCGGAGGTACTGGGTCCGCGGCGCCCGGACCGGCACGTCCGAGACATTCGCGGAGCTGCCCGGGTACCCGGACAACTTGCGCGCCGACGGCCGCGGCGGGTACTGGGTGGCGCTGAGCAACGGCGTCGCGGTCGGCGGCGGCGAAGCGGCCGCCACGGCACCCACGGTCGCCGTCAGGGTCTCCCGCGAGGGCAACGTGACGGAGGCGCTGGACGGGTTCAGCTTCGTGTCCGTGAGCGAGGTGGCCGAGCGGGGCGGCGCGCTCTGGGTCGGGTCCGTGGACACGCCGTACGCCGGCGAGCTGAAGCGGCGTACCAGCTAG